A genomic window from Lycium barbarum isolate Lr01 chromosome 4, ASM1917538v2, whole genome shotgun sequence includes:
- the LOC132637860 gene encoding receptor-like protein 15, whose amino-acid sequence MNKKDGSYSVAIRYSFAACLCNLKNLQELDISQNSFEGSIPPCISNLTSLRLLKLSENNLSGTIPSDLLRLKSLEYLSLSLNHFEGSISLSLFANNSNLEVLELGSLNNELHVDTENTPWKPLFQLKVLRLSNCYLNDPSRSIPSILLTQHDLRVVDLSYNSMVGKLPTWLLKNNARLEFFSLAQNSFMGQFVLPADSENLDLIVIDVSTNYIQGPLPTSIGHILPNLRYLNISRNSFKGSIPHSIGNMSKLESLDLSSNNFTRELPERLIMGCNELLTLKLSQNKLQGQLFPKKWNLTSLRLLHLDNNFFSGQLLPGLLTSSDFKVLNLSDNSISGKLPDWMGDFSSLLFLVASRNLFKGPIPVGFCRLVELIVLDLSWNSLSDKIPHCFNLSSLIYLSLHKNELSRPLPRALYRSSSLVTLDIRDNKLSGEIPRWINLLPNLRFLLLNRNNFVGSIPFQLCQLHNISILDLSFNNISGLISMLFNFYILFF is encoded by the exons ATGAATAAGAAGGACGGTTCATATTCAGTGGCTATTAGATATAGTTTTGCTGCTT GTTTATGTAATTTGAAAAACCTCCAAGAGTTGGACATTAGCCAAAACAGCTTCGAGGGATCTATTCCTCCATGTATCAGCAATTTAACATCCCTCCGTCTCCTCAAACTTTCTGAAAATAACCTTTCGGGAACCATTCCTTCTGATCTCCTTAGGCTCAAGTCCCTCGAATACCTTTCCCTTTCTCTGAACCATTTTGAAGGGTCCATCTCATTGAGTTTATTTGCTAACAACTCCAATCTTGAGGTTCTTGAACTTGGTAGCCTTAACAACGAGTTGCATGTAGACACAGAAAATACACCCTGGAAACCTCTATTTCAGCTAAAAGTCCTACGACTATCAAACTGCTATCTCAATGATCCAAGTAGATCTATTCCGAGCATTCTTTTGACTCAGCATGATTTAAGAGTTGTTGACCTCAGTTACAATTCCATGGTTGGAAAGCTTCCCACTTGGTTACTGAAAAACAATGCAAGATTGGAGTTCTTTAGTCTTGCACAAAACTCATTCATGGGTCAATTTGTGTTACCTGCTGATTCTGAAAATcttgatttgattgtgattgatGTGTCTACGAATTATATTCAAGGCCCGCTTCCAACATCCATTGGCCATATTCTCCCAAATTTGAGGTATTTGAACATTTCTAGAAACTCATTCAAAGGTAGTATTCCTCATTCAATCGGCAACATGAGTAAGTTAGAGTCACTGGATCTGTCGAGCAACAATTTTACTAGGGAATTACCTGAACGCTTGATTATGGGTTGTAACGAATTGCTTACGCTGAAGCTTTCACAGAATAAACTGCAGGGCCAGTTATTTCCCAAAAAATGGAACCTCACATCGCTCAGGTTGTTGCATTTagataataattttttttccggACAGTTGTTACCTGGACTTCTTACAAGCTCCGACTTCAAAGTGTTGAATCTAAGCGATAACTCGATCTCAGGAAAACTACCTGATTGGATGGGGGACTTTTCTTCCCTTTTGTTCCTTGTTGCGTCCAGGAACTTGTTCAAAGGTCCTATACCAGTTGGCTTTTGCAGACTTGTTGAACTGATTGTATTAGACCTTTCATGGAATAGTCTTTCTGATAAAATACCTCATTGTTTCAATTTATCATCACTAATTTATTTAAGCCTTCACAAAAATGAATTGTCAAGACCTTTGCCAAGAGCTCTTTATAGATCATCTTCCCTTGTGACATTGGATATTAGGGATAATAAACTATCAGGGGAAATTCCAAGGTGGATCAACCTACTCCCAAATTTGAGGTTTCTTTTATTAAATAGAAACAATTTTGTAGGTTCCATTCCTTTTCAGCTATGTCAGCTTCACAACATCAGCATACTGGATCTTTCTTTCAATAACATTTCTGGTCTAATAAGTATGCTGTTTAATTTTTATATCCTCTTTTTCTAG
- the LOC132637861 gene encoding receptor-like protein 15 codes for MNKKDGSYSVAIRYSFAACLCNLKNLQELDISQNSFEGSIPPCISNLTSLRLLKLSENNLSGTIPSDLLRLKSLEYLSLSLNHFEGSISLSLFANNSNLEVLELGSLNNELHVDTENTPWKPLFQLKVLRLSNLYLNDPSRSILSFLLTQHDLRVVDLSYNSMVGKLPTWLLKNNARLEFLSLAQNSFMGQFVLPSDSENLDLIVIDVSTNYIQGPLPTSIGHILPNLRYLNISRNSFKGSIPHSIGNMSKLESLDLSSNNFTRELPERLVMGCNELLTLKLSQNKLQGQLFPKKWNLTSLRLLHLDNNIFSGQLLPGLLTSSDFRVLNLSDNSISGKLPDWMGDFSSLLFLVASRNLFKGPIPVGFCRLVELIVLDLSWNSLSDKIPHCFNLSSLIYLSLHKNELSGPLPGALYRSSSLVTLDIGDNKLSGEIPRWINLLPNLRFLLLNRNNFVGSIPFQLCQLHNISILDLSFNNISGLIPSCLTDIPFGRRKAHDQTFKNFSVENNNLSGRAPDRKAQFATFDARSYEGNPFLCGLPLQENCGRSTGAVSNPNPGDPGETDDLFKDSFFQTFVPSCVVAFLGVAAFIYFSFTCRMIFQFIEAKLLSSR; via the exons ATGAATAAGAAGGACGGTTCATATTCAGTGGCTATTAGATATAGTTTTGCTGCTT GTTTATGTAATTTGAAAAACCTCCAAGAGTTGGATATTAGCCAAAACAGCTTCGAGGGATCTATTCCTCCATGTATCAGCAATTTAACATCCCTCCGTCTCCTCAAACTTTCTGAAAATAACCTTTCGGGAACCATTCCTTCTGATCTCCTTAGGCTCAAGTCCCTCGAATACCTTTCCCTTTCTCTGAACCATTTTGAAGGGTCCATCTCATTGAGTTTATTTGCTAACAACTCCAATCTTGAGGTTCTTGAACTTGGTAGCCTTAACAACGAGTTGCATGTAGACACAGAAAATACACCCTGGAAACCTCTATTTCAGCTAAAAGTCCTACGACTATCAAACCTCTATCTCAATGATCCAAGTAGATCTATTCTGAGCTTTCTTTTGACTCAGCATGATTTAAGAGTTGTTGACCTCAGTTACAATTCCATGGTTGGAAAGCTTCCCACTTGGTTACTGAAAAACAATGCAAGATTGGAGTTCCTTAGTCTTGCACAAAACTCATTCATGGGTCAATTTGTGTTGCCTTCTGATTCTGAAAATCTTGATTTGATTGTGATCGATGTGTCTACGAATTATATTCAAGGCCCACTTCCAACATCCATTGGCCATATTCTCCCAAATTTGAGGTATTTGAACATTTCTAGAAACTCATTCAAAGGTAGTATTCCTCATTCAATCGGCAACATGAGTAAGTTAGAGTCACTGGATCTGTCGAGCAACAATTTTACTAGGGAATTACCTGAACGCTTGGTTATGGGCTGTAACGAATTGCTTACGCTGAAGCTTTCACAGAATAAACTGCAGGGCCAGTTATTTCCCAAAAAATGGAACCTCACATCGCTCAGGTTGTTGCATTTAGATAATAATATTTTTTCCGGACAGTTGTTACCTGGACTTCTTACAAGCTCCGACTTCAGAGTGTTGAATCTAAGCGATAACTCGATCTCAGGAAAACTACCTGATTGGATGGGGGACTTTTCTTCCCTTTTGTTCCTTGTTGCGTCCAGGAACTTGTTCAAAGGTCCTATACCAGTTGGCTTTTGCAGACTTGTTGAACTGATTGTATTAGACCTTTCATGGAATAGTCTTTCTGATAAAATACCTCATTGTTTCAATTTATCATCACTAATTTATTTAAGCCTTCACAAAAATGAATTGTCAGGACCTTTGCCAGGAGCTCTTTATAGATCATCTTCCCTTGTGACATTGGATATTGGGGATAATAAACTATCAGGGGAAATTCCAAGGTGGATCAACCTACTCCCAAATTTGAGGTTTCTTTTATTAAATAGAAACAATTTTGTAGGTTCCATTCCTTTTCAGCTATGTCAGCTTCACAACATCAGCATACTGGATCTTTCTTTCAATAACATTTCTGGTCTAATACCTTCATGTTTGACTGATATACCATTTGGTCGTAGAAAAGCACATGATCAAACCTTCAAAaat TTCTCAGTGGAAAACAACAATTTATCAGGACGTGCACCAGATAGGAAGGCTCAGTTTGCAACATTTGATGCTAGAAGCTATGAAGGCAATCCTTTTCTTTGTGGATTACCTCTCCAGGAAAATTGCGGAAGGAGCACAGGCGCAGTATCAAATCCGAATCCAGGAGATCCAGGAGAAACTGATGATCTGTTCAAAGATTCATTTTTTCAGACTTTTGTTCCATCATGCGTTGTAGCATTCCTGGGAGTTGCTGCTTTTATCTACTTCAGCTTTACTTGCAGAATGATTTTTCAGTTTATTGAAGCAAAACTCTTATCTTCCAGATAG
- the LOC132637862 gene encoding cuscuta receptor 1-like, with protein MGDFSSLLFLVASRNLFKGPIPVGFCRLVELIVLDLSWNSLSDKIPHCFNLSSLIYLSLHKNELSGPLPGALYRSSSLVTLDIGDNKLSGEIPRWINLLPNLRFLLLNRNNFVGSIPFQLCQLHNISILDLSFNNISGLIPSRLTDIPFGRRKAHDQTFKNFSVENNNLSGRAPDRKAQFATFDARSYEGNPFLCGLPLQENCGRSTGAVSNPNPGDPGETDDLFKDSFFQTFVPSCVVAFLGVAAFIYFNSTCRMIFQFIEAKLLSSR; from the exons ATGGGGGACTTTTCTTCCCTTTTGTTCCTTGTTGCGTCCAGGAACTTGTTCAAAGGTCCTATACCAGTTGGCTTTTGCAGACTTGTTGAACTGATTGTATTAGACCTTTCATGGAATAGTCTTTCTGATAAAATACCTCATTGTTTCAATTTATCATCACTAATTTATTTAAGCCTTCACAAAAATGAATTGTCAGGACCTTTGCCAGGAGCTCTTTATAGATCATCTTCCCTTGTGACATTGGATATTGGGGATAATAAACTATCAGGGGAAATTCCAAGGTGGATCAACCTACTCCCAAATTTGAGGTTTCTTTTATTAAATAGAAACAATTTTGTAGGTTCCATTCCTTTTCAGCTATGTCAGCTTCACAACATCAGCATACTGGATCTTTCTTTCAATAACATTTCTGGTCTAATACCTTCACGTTTGACTGATATACCATTTGGTCGTAGAAAAGCACATGATCAAACCTTCAAAaat TTCTCAGTGGAAAACAACAATTTATCAGGACGTGCACCAGATAGGAAGGCTCAGTTTGCAACATTTGATGCTAGAAGCTATGAAGGCAATCCTTTTCTTTGTGGATTACCTCTCCAGGAAAATTGCGGAAGGAGCACAGGCGCAGTATCAAATCCGAATCCAGGAGATCCAGGAGAAACTGATGATCTGTTCAAAGATTCATTTTTTCAGACTTTTGTTCCATCATGCGTTGTAGCATTCCTGGGAGTTGCTGCTTTTATCTACTTCAACTCTACTTGCAGAATGATTTTTCAGTTTATTGAAGCAAAACTCTTATCTTCCAGATAG